GGAAAAGATCCTTGCCGAATCGGGCGACTTGAGAGATCGGGCGCTGTTTGCATGCATGCTGGGTGGGCTGCGGGCAAACGAGTTCCTATCGGCGAGGATGCAACAGGGTGCTGCGGTGTATAGCGTGAAGAGCCGTGATACCAAGCATGTACTCGATGCGATTCCTGATAGGTACAGGTCGATACTTAAGGAGTACATCAAGGTCTCAAGGCTGTCAGACGGAGATTATCTTTTCCGTGCGGGTAATGCCTCTGGGCGTCCGCTGTCGGTTATAACTCTGAGAAAGATCTGTTTCTCCTGGACTCGCAAAGGGAATATTGATGCGAGCTTGCTCACACCTTATGGCATCCGCAAAACCACGGACAATTACGCCGACTTTTTGCGCGAAATGGGCGTGAGGATGGGCCACCACTCAGTGAATACGTCCTTGGCATATGGAGTCGGTTTGCCGAAAACCAGTAGCACTGTTCACTAGGCCTAACCTTGGGAATGGTTTCGCGACTAATTTGCGAGGCCATTGAGTATTCCTGTTTTGGGCGAGCCCCCTGTTGGGGTACGGCTGTCGTGAACCCAATCTTGGCTTCGCCAATGTTGGGCCCTCCGGGCGTCCATCCTCAGGACTTTGGCCCATCCTATGCCGGCGCGCTCCGCTTACGGTCACGACCGATACCTGAGCAACGCTCCAAGCCACTTCCTGCGAAACCAGCCCGACGATGCCCTTCCCGCTGGCTATTGCGAAGTGAATTTTCCTGACCTATGATCGGGTCAGGCGGTGATGGTCGCCTGGCGCCTGTTTCGCGAAGCAATAGCCCATCGTTTGACATCTTCCAGCATTACATCGGCATGTCCCTAACCAGACGCTGCCCGGTGAACAGGCAATCGGACACCTAAGCGTCGTAGATTTAGGAACCTTTGCCATGTCTGATTTTTCCCCGCTAAACATCTTCAAATCCCAAGCTAAAAAGCTTGCTCATGATCAGGGCCTGAAGCTTTCTGTCGCTCAAGAAACCCTTATTCAAAAAGCAGGCTTCGCTGATTACCATGAGTTTTCTGTAGTCGCCCAACGGAACCCCAAGGATGCGCGTCTGATGGTGGCTGTTTTTGGGATCAAAGACTTTCACCAAGCGATCCATGAAGACGACGTCTACGCCCATCTGGATCTAGAACTGGAGGATCAGCTCTCCGGCGCGATTGCGGACACCAATGCGAGTGGATTCACTATTGATACTCTTGAAATTGAAAACGCTGACTACAGCGACGCAACCGGGAAGCTTACTTTAGAAGTCTCCCTGACCTACCAGGGGCAGCAAGATCAGGAGAGGATGTATCACGGTGCAGCCTTCTATCTCAAAGCCACGGTCGAATTGCTACGCCGTGATGGTATATGGCTACTTGCTGACGAGGGCGTGGTCATCTCCAGCAGTGAGTCTGATGCTGATCGCGACCGTAGATCTGAATGGGAGCACTGGGCCCAAGTTGAAGAAGCTGAACGCGGCAACCGCAAAACCATGGCCCAGGCCCTGGCGAATGAGCTGGAGATTTCTATCGACGACGCAGAGCTTCTAGCCGATTCGGAGGTCACGGCCAACGAATCGGATGAGGGCCTCGTATACAGTTACTGGATCAATTTTGAACCCGTAGCCGAGGGTAAAGTGAGAGCAGACCTCCTAGCGCGATTCGGTTCTCTTGAGTACGAGCTTGGCCCGAACTTCTTCGACGATATTGAGCACGAATTCTGAGGTTGACCAGGTGATGGCCGGCGCAAACGCTGGCCATTCAAAACGCTCTCTGCTTTATCCAGCCAGTACAAAACAAGCTGCGCATGTCGACAAGAACCATGGTGCTCGTGGGGGACAGTGCGCATCGCCACTTTCCAGCTACGCTGAGGCTCCATGCCCACCGTAGATAGGGAATTCCGGCCATGCACTCCTTGAGCAAAATACACATCAAGAACTTCCGCTCGTGCAAGCAAGTGTTTTTGCCTCTGGGTGATTTCACCCCACTGGTCGGTCAGAACAACGCGGGGAAATCCACCATCCTCGACGCGATCAGATTGGTGTTAGCACCAAAGGCATTTGCGAAAACAGACGCTAATGACCCCAGCCAGCCAATCATCATCAGCGCCTGCGTGTCAGGGATTACAGAAGAGCTGATTGCACAAATCCCTGAAGCCAAACATCAAGCCGCGATTACCCCCTACTGCATCAACGGTGACCTTTGGATAAGGATTTCCGCATCAGGCTCGACTAAACCGACTGCGGAAGTCTGGGAAAATGCTGGTCTTGATGATCAAGGTCTTCCCACTTCATGGCGCTCCTATCCCACGGGCCTGCCTCAAGCCATTTCGGCATTGTTACCCGAAGCGCTGCACATCCGCGCCATGGATGATGTCCAGGAAGACTTGGGCAAAGGCAAAGCTGGGAGCACAATTCGTGGGCTGCTGGATGAAATCATGGCCCCCATCCTCACTGCTCATCAAGAGGTACAGGATGCACTCACAGCGGTCAGGAATATATTGGGAGCCGACGGTGAGAACCGATCCCCTCTACTGACTGAGTTCGATACCAGCGCCACTAATGCCCTCTCAAGCTTCTTCCCTGGTTTGCTATTGAACCTGGACGTACCGTCAATCGACGTTAAGGAGTTTTTCAAGAGCGGTGATCTGAACGTGACCGATGAGATATCTGGTCAAACCAGACGTTTCGATACCTTAGGTAGCGGTGCGCAGCGTGCGATACAAATGGCCTTGATCCGGCTTCTGGCGGATATCCGTAAAACTCGCGAGCAAGATCTTGCCCGTCGTCTCCTACTGATCGATGAGCCTGAGATTTTCCTCCACCCTCAAGGAGTCAGAGGCCTTCGGGAAGCACTACATGTGCTTTCGAAATCCGGCTACCAAGTCGTGTTCACGACCCATTCGCCCTTGATGGTGAGCAGGGACAACGCACCTGAAACGGTCATCGTACGTAGATCACGGGAGAGTGGTTCCGAGGTTCGCATTCCAATGGGAGCGGCAGTTGCGCAAGCAATGGCAGAGGCACAAGCCCAATCTCGAACCCTTTTCGAGCTCGGAAATATTGCTGAAATCTATTTCGCAGAAAAAGTAATTCTCTGCGAGGGCAAAACCGATCAGAGGTTGCTACCACTCATCTACGAAAAGCTCTACGGCGTCAGGCCTGAGCTCGAACGGATCTGTTTTGTTGCTCTCGGCAGTTGTACTTCGATTCCCAAAGGCTTTTCTGTCCTGACAGCAATGGGTATCAAATGCGGTGTGATCGCTGACTTAGATTTCGCGTTCACTCACGCCAGGGGGCCATGGCTACCGAAGGAATGCGAGGAGATGGATAACGTCAGATCTGTGCTTCAAGTGGTCGGCCAAACTCAGGGGTTCCTGATCGGTGGAAACGGACTGCCACAGAATTCTAGGGGAGGTTCAGCAGCTGACTGTTGGGCTGCTTTTGCGAGAACTGCAGACGGCCAAGCACTCGCTAATACTGCTCATGAAGCAATGAAAGGTTTTGCAACTTGGGTCTGGCCAATGGGGTGCATTGAGGATGCCTTGAGAATTGATGAGAAGGGAGAGGCAGCCATAATCGCTCAAGAAGACAATATCCGGAGCTGGCAACCGGAGATAATTGATCAAGAATATCCCGTTTTCCGAAGCACCCTAGATTGGATGCGAGCTATCTAATTGCGCACCTTGCAGCTGCTGAGGAATGCGACGTCTTCCTCACGATTGGTACGCCCCAACTTGCTTCAATTTTTCAGTCGATCACACGGCAGCAGTAAGGGCTATCGTCATTACAGGCCGCATTCCGTCTCTCAGTTAATGTGCCCGAATAGGGCCATTAAGCCTAAAAATGATAGTTAATGTGCCGTACTGGGGACATTAACCTTGCTCGTCACACGGGACATATCCGCAGCACTCGGCCTCCAAAAGGCGTTTAATACTCTAAGTCGCTAGGCTCATAGCGAGCCCAACGCAATGTAGCTATCGACATGAATTGCCTATAGCCAACTCACCGAGCTCAAGTATGGCTTTCGAACGTGGCAAAGTCAGAGCATCCTCTACCCTGGCACTACTTGTACGAATCCAGCAGCACTAAGACCACAATATCGGTATCAACCCGGCCAACACATCGTCCTGTCCCACGCGGAACGCCATGGTGTCCAATTCAAGTGGACACCATTTTCGAATTATCAAGCGGATCTACCGTGCCGAGTTGCCCGCAGTGTACTTTCATGGCACGGGACTGCTCCGGGGGTTGATGGTCGGCTTGCAGTGTTCATTGGTAACGGTTTACCACCAGGTTGCAGAGGATGACAGTTGTATCTACAGTCGCCCCGCTGTCCTGAGCGGGTGTGAGTTTCAACTTGTAAAAGGCTCCGCTGCCCTCAAGGTCGCTAGCAGCAGAGGAGATTTTCAAGCCTGCATACGCAGAGTCGCAAACCCTAGCAAAGTCTTCATTTCGAACAAATATGATCAGGGCAGCTTGGTCGTCGTGTCGAGTCAGATATCTACATATCTGCGAGACAGCGGCAACGAATGCCGCCTGTCCGCTCCATATCTTACATTCGACGACCAGTTCGTTGCCCGCTGTATTACCTCCTCGTTTTGGGGGTCTTTGGATCAGGATATCCGCACGGCCCTGATAATTATATCCTTCACTTACGCTTGCAAAACCTGCGTTTCTGAGCCCAAGTGCAAGCTGCGCGCGCAAGCCATTCTCGTCTTCGCGTTGGTGGAGTTGGATATTTTGTTCCCAATTATAGATCCACTGGGTTATTACCTGTATTGGATCAGCGGTTACCAGCGATTGGTACGAAGGTAGTTCGGCTAATTGGTCTAATAGATGTCGAACCATAGGGATTTTTTCCCATTGTTCTTCATACAGTTCAATCATATATCGAACGGTGTAATTATTAGGATAGTTGGCTTCGTAATCTGATCGGGCATCTGCTCCAATCTTCAGGTAGTCGCTTTCATTTGGAATGGCTTCCCTCACTTGCTCTATGTATTCATTTAGAAGCATAGAAGTATTCACATATTGCGTTTCTAAGCGTCCTGAGAGATACATAGACAGACTTCTACCCTCGGAATACAGTTCTCTAATAGGCGAGGTATGTGCCACATCAAAAGAGAATTCAGATTCGTTTTTGTAACGCACCCACTCCTGATCGTGGCTGGAAAATTTTGATTTCATGACTTGCAGGTGATTCAAGATGTTCTGTTGCATCGATTACTGCCTCGGTCAATTAGCTTTGAATATTATTTATCACGACTTGCATAACTAAACAGATCGAGCCTAGTAGTAGCCGCTTCGTACTCTGCCACCTCGTCGGTCACGCCCAGCGGCTTGCCGGTCAAGCGATAGAATCTACGCGCAAGCACCTTGGCTTCTTTCAAGATCTCTAGGATTTCATCCTGGATCAATGCAGCCTGCAGAGGTTCGTTGCCATGACTGAGTTCAGTCATCTGCAAACGCCTCGAGCGCAGTGAGCAGCTTGGCAAGCTCAGCCAGGTTGGCTGTCGTCACAATGTCATATTCTCCTCGACTACTCAGCCGATACACCTCTCGAGCCTTTTTGACCCGTTCCAGTAGAGGAACAACAATGCCTGACGCTCTTTCAAGAAATTCGTTAATGTCTGCCCGTGTTTGAGGGATCTTGTAGCCTTTGGCCGCGCTTGTGATGATGACGTCCGCATCGCGGAGTTTGGCAATGCCACTGGAGCGGACTCTCTGGCCGTTGACCTCTCCCAGTCCGCTATCTTTTAGATGGGCCATGATCTCCGTAGTCAGCACGTAATCCTTGGTGACGAATTCGCTCTGGAATCTCAAGAACCTCAAGATGCTCAGCTGCAGTCGCTCATCTTCATCGGGGTGCTTACCAACCCGCTCGCTAAAACGATCAGCCTGGCGGAGAGCTTCTTGGTGTACCTGGTAGTCTGCATACCCAGATTCATCCGTTGGCGGTGGCAGAAGAGACTGGTACTTGGATGGCCACTCAAGCATTCCAAGAGTCAGGCTGCGGAGGATTTTCTTGTAGGCAAGAACTGCTTCTTCCGAAGCTTTCTCTTCGTAGATCTGAGCGACTGAGCCAGCGAAGAAATCTGCAACCTGAACCAAAACGTTGTCCTTACTGGCCATCGTCTGGAAGGCATCCTTATCGCCAAATAGGTCGTCCACGAATCGTTCTGCAACGTAGCTTTTGAGGCTCTCCTGAAATTCCTGGCCACCATGCTCGTCTACGATCATCTGGAGGTCAGGGTATGTGCGGAACAAACGTTCATAGAGCAACCCGTTCACGTATTTTATGAACGAGGTCTTGATACGGAGCCCGCCGTCTTTGTGAATTCGGGATTTATCAACGACGGTGAAATAGAGCTTGAATGGCAGCTCAGCTAGCTCGTTGAGGATTCGGGCACGGCGATCTGAATCCTTCGGCTTCAGATTGCTGGATTTGATCTCGCCTGTTTGAAAATGACGCATGCGGAGTGCTTCAGCTTGGGCATAAGCAGCTTCCAGGTCTTTCTCTGCCACCAGAATGGAGCACACGACGAAGAAGCCCGAGCTTCCTCCCTTTGACGTATCAAGGTCGGAATTCCCGGACTCATCCACGAAGGCATAGGTTCTGTCCATGAGCTTGCTCCATCAACAACGTGCTGAGCGCAGTGGGTCGCCCAATGGCAAGGTGGCGAACTTAGTTCGTCGCAGTGGTAGTGCCTGAAGCGGGGCCTTCGCTGAACGTGTAGTTGATGACCACGTCATTTCGGATCAAGACGTCGAGCGTTTTCTGGGTGCCAGTAGTCGTCACCTTCATAGTGACCACATAGCTCTGGGCATGGGCTGAGCCATTGGTGTAGGTGTAGATCCACTTCTCGTCAGTCTCGCTGACTGCGCTCTTGGCGTAAGGCTCGCCGAATAGCGACTTCAACTCAGCAGTCGTGGTTTTGCCTTTGGTGATGCTCGCTACACTTGCCGACGGAAAGTCTCGACCTGCGGTGTAGTGGGATGTGGCGCAACCGCCGAGCGCGACACACATCCCAATGACTGCGATGAGCTTTTTCATATCTATCCTTGATCGGAGAAAGCTCCAAATCTAGCTGGCATCGAGGCTAAAAGCCATCACCACCTTGATCACCTGCGCTCGCGCTTGTCGACAGCTCATAGCACACCATCCTGCACTGGGGCTGCAGCGTTGTTCGCCCTCGAGATCCTCTCGGCATAAGGTGCCCTAATCGGCACATTAAGCCCTTAAACAAGGATTAATGTGCCGTTTTGGGATCACTACGCCAGCATTTATTCGGTGGGAAGCGCAAGGCTTGTGATGAAGCTAATCGCCACTAAAACGCACAAACCAACCAACAGCGGGATTGAACCAAATTTCTCTAGAACAAGTGCTGCTGCTACAGGGCCTGCAGCCTGGGCGATCAGCATGGGGCGAGCCAACAGCCCCATGCGTGTTCCGTAGCCATCAGCGCCGAATAGAGCCAAGGGTAATGTTCCGCGAGCAATGGTCAGAATTCCATTACCTGCTCCGTAAAGCGCCAGGGCTACGAAGGCTAGCCACGGGATGGCCGGTAAAAGTAGGGCAATACCCACCCCGCATAGCAGGATGGCGATACGAGCCGACCAGGTAGGGTGCAGGTTTCTCCCAATCGAAAACTCAGCAAGGCGTGCCACGACTTGAGATGGCCCAATCATCATTCCTATGGCTAATGCCGTTGAGGTTGCGATGCCAAGCAGTTTCAGCACATCAAGTAGATGGACTGAAACGGAGGAAATCACCAGGGATTGGAATGTCAGTAGCGCTGCCAGCAGGATGAATATGCGATTGGTTAATTTGCTGGCAGTTGCAGTGGACTGGATACTTGCAAGAGGTGCAGATTCATCTGGGGGGCCTTTCTCGCTGGGAATTGCCAGAAGATGGATTGGTAGACCAACTACCAGATGCGTTGCGGCTAAGGCAAAGCAGCTGTACCTCCACCCGATCTGGTGCTCTAGGCCTGCGATCAGTGGCCAGCCTAAGGTGCTGGCAAACCCACCTAGCAAGGTTAGACCAGTCATCGAGGCACGTGCATGGTCGCCAAGTAGTCGTCCGAGTGTCGAAAACGCTGCGTCATAAAGACCAGCAGCCATGCCCGCGCCGATCAGCGTCCATGCTAGGTAATAAACGGCTAAGTTACTGGCTAAGCCCATCAACAGCATACCCATCGCCAAAAATAACGAGCTAGCTGCCAACACGGGGCGTCCCCCACTTCGGTCGATCCATCGTCCCACCATGGGCGAGCAAGCTCCTGCGACCAGCAGTCCCCAAGACAATCCAATTACTACGCTCGTAACTGACCATCCTGTTTCTTTGGTGATTGGTGTCGCAAGAACTGCTGGCAGGTAATAGGTCGAACTCCAAGCGAGGATTTGTGCGATGCCTAATGCCCACACAAGCCTGAGTCGGTTGATAGGTTGCTGGCTGCTTTCTAGGTTTTTCACTAGCTACGGGCTCTTGTGTTTTTCAGACGTAAGCTGCTCAGTTTTGCGTTACAAGCGTGGGGGCGGCTTCCAAATTACGAGCTCGCTTTAGCAAATACGGGAGTATGTGTTCGGCATCAGGCCCCACGCCTCGTAGGGTTGCAGAGGCGAAGTTGCGTTGTTTGGGCAAGCCTACAAAGTACAAGCCTGGGACATGAACTGCTCGCCCGTCGCGTTGCGCCACTCGTCCCTGCTCATCCATTACTGGAAGGCCTTGGAGAAATGGCAGGTTCGGACGAAAGCCAGTGGCAAAAATGAGGCTATCAACGGTTTCATGCTGACCTTCGGCCCAAATCACGCCTGTTGAAGTGACCTCGGAGAACATTGCTGCTTGATTGAAGTCTCCGGATCTCAGAGCCTTTCTGTACGTGCCGTCGTCCAGTACAGGCGTGCTTTGATCGTTTAGCCACTTAGTTTTCTCTAGGCCTGTCCATTTCAACCAAGTATGAAAATCTGCTCCTAATATCCGTTGTGGCGCGAATCGAATCGCCTCTCGCGTGGCCAGAGTCACTGTTGCAACTTTGGATAAATCGTAAGCGATTTGTACAGCGGAGTTCGCAGCGCCAACTACGACGATGCGTTGCCCACTAAATGCTTCTGCATTCCGATAATGAGCACTGTGAAGCTGAGTGCCGCTGAAGTTTTTGAGCCCAGGGATATCGGGTACGTAGGGACGACTGAAGGCTCCTGAGGCCACGACCACCGCTCTCGCCCAGAAGCGTTGTCCGTTCGTTGCAGTGATCCGAAATCCTTCGCCTTCCTGACCTACGTTCGTGACCCTAATCCCTTGAAGGATAGGTAACCGGAAGAAGTCGGCATAACCTTCCAGATAACGCACTACTTCATTCCGAGAAGGGTAGTGGCCTGCTGTTCCAGGAAAAGGAAGTCCCGGAAGAGAGGAATATGCTGCTGGCGAGAACAATTCAAGGCTGTCGTAGTAATTACGCCAGTTCCCACCAGGCTGCGATTGCTCATCAAAAATGCGGAAATTGAGGCCGTGCTGCTTCAGGTGCCAACCGCTAGCCAACCCTGCTTGGCCAGCACCAATGACAACAACATCAAACATCTGATTATTTGCGTTCATGTATGCGCACTTATGCACGTATTTATACAAAAAAGGATTAGTCCTTTTTGCCTGGACAGCACAGCGGGGCGATGCTTTTGGTGTGGAGGAGGATGGCTTCTAGACGCTTGATAATGGCTGGGCCGTCCACTTCATAGAACATCTGGCGCCCTACCTTAGCAGCTCGAACAATCCCCGCTTCCAGTAGCACCTGAAGATGGCGAGATACAACCGAACGCTCCTGAGGCAACTCAGCTGCAATTTCAGTAACATCAGCGCGACCCAATAGCATGACGCGCTTCAGCACGGCGATTCGCGGTGGCTCACACAGGGCTTTGAAGAATGCGCCGTCCAACGATTCGATGGCGGCCTCAATAGCTTGGGTTCGGGTTTGTGATGTATTCATGAAGGAACTATATGTGCATGCACGTGCACATGTAAAGGGCCGGTCAATAATGGACACTACCTCCCAGGCTATCGGTTGGGCAGACTATCAGCCATTGTCGAATGGTAACGCCTTGCACATGTAGCAAGCCGAGCCAGGGCAAAGCCCCCTGAACTGCCCCGTCTGAGAAATCAGAGGTGGCGCTGAGCCTCGTTGATTTACTGCATAGCCCTGTTGCTCAAAAAAGCCTGACGCGGTTGTTGTCAGCAAATGAAATCGAGCGATTCCCTGCTCGGCAGCTATCGCTTCAATGACCCGAAGCACCGCGATACCGACCCCCTTCGATCTGTATGTCGACACTACGACCAAAGAACGCAACAACCCGTCCGTACCATGCGTTTCGAATCCTCCCCATGCGACCGTTTCACCGTCTAGTGTGAACTCAAAAAAGGTTCGGCCTGGAAGATCAATATCGTCTGCTGGAAGATCAGCAGATTTCAGCGCATCGCGAAAGCGCTGCCACTGTCCTCCGGCTATTTCCTTTGCCTGGATCATCATCTTCCCCTCCATTCTCTCATCTCCGTTATGCCGACACGCATGGAACGTTAGGGCGCATACCGAAGCAGTAAACATCATATTCGCTTTACCGAATATCTGCCAAAGCGTATATTCGATTTTCCATATGCATCGAGTTCAACCATGAGCCCTGCTATCAAAGTGCTTTTCGTGTGCGTTGCCAACTCAGCCCGCTCCCTGCTTGCAGAGGCTTTGCTGCGGCACACCGACCCGCGCTTCGAGGCCTTCAGCGCCGGATCCGAACCGTCTGAGGTTGATCCGCGCACGATTCAGGCATTGGAGGCAGTTGGGGTAGATGCAACGGGCCTGTGCAGCAAGTCCATCAGCGAGTTTCAAGCTGATCGATTCGATTACGTAATCACTCTTTGTGATAAATCCGCAAGCGAGTGCCTACCAATGCCCAGCGCAGCTGAAGTCATTGCCTGGGATTTTCCTGACCCAGTAACCAGCGATGATCCTGGCGCATTTCGCCACACGTTCCACGACATCCACGAGCGCATCAAGCTCTTCGTTTTGGTCAAGACCAAACACCTGGAGGATCTATGACAGAACCCATGACCCCCACCACCTTATTCAAGTGCCTGGCGGATGACACCCGAGCAAAAATTTCGCTGCTTGTCGTGAGTGAAGGTGAGCTGTGTGTCTGCGAGCTAACGGCAGCACTCGACCTGAGTCAGCCGAAGATTTCTCGTCATTTGGCGCTGCTGCGCTCTGCCGGTTTGCTGTTGGATCGTCGCCAAGGCCAATGGGTGTACTACCGACTGAATCCTGATTTGCCCGCGTGGGTGACTGCAGTTTTGAAGGAAGTGGTAGACGCCAATCAGCAATGGCTGGAAACCGAGGCTAAGCGCCTCTGCGGCATGAACGACCGCCCGATCAACCAAGCCGTGTGTAGCTGATTCACGCCCAACCGGATTAATGAAATGCTGATTGCCGTATTGATCTTTATCGCCACCATCGTCTTTGTCATCTGGCAGCCCAAGGGGCTGGGGGTGGGCTGGAGTGCGATGTTCGGTGCCATCGTGGCGTTGCTGGCAGGTGTCGTTACCCTTGCCGACATACCAGAGGTTTGGCGCATAGTCTGGAACGCTACCGGAACGTTCATCGCGGTCATTATTATTAGTCTGTTGCTTGATGAGGCAGGCTTTTTCAAATGGGCTGCGCTGCATGTCGCCCGATGGGGAGGCGGGAGCACCCGCAAGCTGTTCGCATTTATCGTCCTGCTGGGCGCAGCGGTGTCGGCCCTGTTCGCCAATGACGGAGCAGCATTGATCCTCACACCCATTGTGATCGCGATGTTGCTGGCGCTGCGTTTTTCTCCTGCTGCTACGTTGGCATTCGTTATGGCAGCCGGTTTTATCGCCGATACGGCGAGCTTACCGCTGGTGGTTTCCAACCTGGTCAACATCGTTTCTGCCGACTACTTCGATATCGGCTTCAACGAATATGCTTCGATCATGGTGCCGGTAAACATCGTCAGCGTGGCGGCGACGTTAGCCATGCTGATGTGGTTTTTCCGCAAAGATTTACCAAAGACCTATGACCTCAACCAACTGGACAATCCGGACGAGGCAATCCACGACCGGGCCACTTTTGTAGCCGGTTGGTGGGTGCTGGCACTACTGCTGATCGGCTTCTTTGTCATTGAGCCATTGGGGGTGCCAATCAGCGCCATTGCAGCGGTCTGTGCATTCATTCTTTACGTCATCGCGGCTCGTGGTCACGCCATCAACACAAGCAAGGTGCTCAAAGAGGCGCCATGGCAGGTGGTGATTTTTTCTTTGGGTATGTACCTGGTTGTTTATGGCCTGAAGAACGCCGGCCTGACCGACCACATCGCGCAGATCCTGAACGTGTTCGCCGGTTATGGCGTTTGGGGCGCGTCCCTTGGTACAGGGCTGCTGACAGCGTTGCTGTCTTCGATCATGAACAACATGCCCACCGTTCTGGTAGGCGCCTTATCCATTCATGCCGCCGAAGTCGATGGTGTTGTCCAGCAAGCGATGGTTTACGCCAACATCATCGGCTGCGACCTGGGCCCGAAGATCACCCCAATTGGGAGCTTGGCAACTCTGTTGTGGCTGCACGTGCTCGCCCGGAAAAATATAACGATCAGCTGGGGTTACTACTTCAAGACCGGGATCGTGCTGACCGTGCCCATCCTCGTCGCCACATTGTCCGCCCTGGCACTGCGCCTCAGTTTTTGAATCAAGGAATCGTCTGATGAAAGTCTTGTTCATGTGCACCCACAACAGCTGCCGCAGCATCCTGTCCGAGGCGCTTTTCAACCACTTGGCGCCCGAGGGTGTAGAAGCCGTCAGCTCAGGAAGTTTTCCCAGTGGACGGGTGAATCAACGGGCATTGCAAACACTGGAGGAGGCGGGTATTTCCACGGCGGGCTTGAGCAGCAAGGCTTCGGATGCTTTTGAAGGTTCGCCTCCAGACATCGTGATCACTGTCTGTGACCGGGCAGCGGGTGAGGCATGCCCAATCTTCTTTGGGCCAGCTTTGAAGGCGCATTGGGGGCTGGCCGACCCATCTGACGCTAGCGGGTCGGAAGCCGAGATCACCGCAGCGTTTGAAACCACACTCGCCAAAATTCACGAGCGCGTGAGCGCATTTCTTGCGCTGCCACTGAAGACCATCAGCGCTGAACAGTTGAAAGCTGAACTGAATCGCATCGGTTCGCTTTAAAGATCAACCGAGGCGGTGCCCAACCTGGCGTCGCCGTAGGAGTTTTTATGCAAGACACATTGCCGAACGTACACGCCGACCTGATCGAAATTCCGTCGCTGGAGCAACTGGAGCCGCGTACACCGTCACTCCATAAGCCTCGAATCTTGCTTCTGTATGGATCGACGCGAGAGCGCTCTTTCAGCCGGTTGGTGACTCAGGAAGCAGCCCGCTTGTTGGAGGAGTTTGGCGCCGAAACCAAAATCTTCGATCCCTCGGGTTTGCCGCTGCCGGACGATGCTCCGGATACACATCCCAAAGTCGCGGAATTGCGCGAACTCATGCAATGGTCTGAAGGACAGGTGTGGTGTTCGCCTGAGCGGCACGGCTCTATGAGCGCAGTATTCAAGGCCCAGATCGACTGGGTTCCGCTTGCGATTGGTGCTGTTCGACCTACGCAAGGAAAGACCCTTGCAGTAATGCAGGTCTGTGGTGGCTCGCAATCTTTCAACGTGGTCAACCAACTACGGGTATTGGGGCGGTGGATGCGCATGTTCACCATCCCAAATCAATCTTCGGTGGCCAAGGCGTTTACCGAGTTCGACGAGACAGGCCGTATGAAACCGTCCTCGTACTACGACCGACTGGTGGACGTGATGGAAGAGCTGATGAAGTTCACGCTGCTGTTGCGGGGTCGCCAGGACTACTTGGTTGATCGCTAC
This region of Pseudomonas fluorescens genomic DNA includes:
- a CDS encoding site-specific integrase, translating into MRVPVYPDDLIRNRGFKSLSKQLQQHWCGPAPISLADAQKALAQGLGYLSFHDLSETSKVCPPDEPVPHEADVRKAIGSAIKATLQAETSPPVDRQKLERLVNDLSLKKLLAFKRVQVSPAAGHGLLPKLVIQTQQGLIKEHVQTLEKILAESGDLRDRALFACMLGGLRANEFLSARMQQGAAVYSVKSRDTKHVLDAIPDRYRSILKEYIKVSRLSDGDYLFRAGNASGRPLSVITLRKICFSWTRKGNIDASLLTPYGIRKTTDNYADFLREMGVRMGHHSVNTSLAYGVGLPKTSSTVH
- a CDS encoding DUF3800 domain-containing protein, whose product is MDRTYAFVDESGNSDLDTSKGGSSGFFVVCSILVAEKDLEAAYAQAEALRMRHFQTGEIKSSNLKPKDSDRRARILNELAELPFKLYFTVVDKSRIHKDGGLRIKTSFIKYVNGLLYERLFRTYPDLQMIVDEHGGQEFQESLKSYVAERFVDDLFGDKDAFQTMASKDNVLVQVADFFAGSVAQIYEEKASEEAVLAYKKILRSLTLGMLEWPSKYQSLLPPPTDESGYADYQVHQEALRQADRFSERVGKHPDEDERLQLSILRFLRFQSEFVTKDYVLTTEIMAHLKDSGLGEVNGQRVRSSGIAKLRDADVIITSAAKGYKIPQTRADINEFLERASGIVVPLLERVKKAREVYRLSSRGEYDIVTTANLAELAKLLTALEAFADD
- a CDS encoding ATP-dependent nuclease, with the protein product MHSLSKIHIKNFRSCKQVFLPLGDFTPLVGQNNAGKSTILDAIRLVLAPKAFAKTDANDPSQPIIISACVSGITEELIAQIPEAKHQAAITPYCINGDLWIRISASGSTKPTAEVWENAGLDDQGLPTSWRSYPTGLPQAISALLPEALHIRAMDDVQEDLGKGKAGSTIRGLLDEIMAPILTAHQEVQDALTAVRNILGADGENRSPLLTEFDTSATNALSSFFPGLLLNLDVPSIDVKEFFKSGDLNVTDEISGQTRRFDTLGSGAQRAIQMALIRLLADIRKTREQDLARRLLLIDEPEIFLHPQGVRGLREALHVLSKSGYQVVFTTHSPLMVSRDNAPETVIVRRSRESGSEVRIPMGAAVAQAMAEAQAQSRTLFELGNIAEIYFAEKVILCEGKTDQRLLPLIYEKLYGVRPELERICFVALGSCTSIPKGFSVLTAMGIKCGVIADLDFAFTHARGPWLPKECEEMDNVRSVLQVVGQTQGFLIGGNGLPQNSRGGSAADCWAAFARTADGQALANTAHEAMKGFATWVWPMGCIEDALRIDEKGEAAIIAQEDNIRSWQPEIIDQEYPVFRSTLDWMRAI
- a CDS encoding MFS transporter; this translates as MKNLESSQQPINRLRLVWALGIAQILAWSSTYYLPAVLATPITKETGWSVTSVVIGLSWGLLVAGACSPMVGRWIDRSGGRPVLAASSLFLAMGMLLMGLASNLAVYYLAWTLIGAGMAAGLYDAAFSTLGRLLGDHARASMTGLTLLGGFASTLGWPLIAGLEHQIGWRYSCFALAATHLVVGLPIHLLAIPSEKGPPDESAPLASIQSTATASKLTNRIFILLAALLTFQSLVISSVSVHLLDVLKLLGIATSTALAIGMMIGPSQVVARLAEFSIGRNLHPTWSARIAILLCGVGIALLLPAIPWLAFVALALYGAGNGILTIARGTLPLALFGADGYGTRMGLLARPMLIAQAAGPVAAALVLEKFGSIPLLVGLCVLVAISFITSLALPTE